A genome region from Planifilum fulgidum includes the following:
- a CDS encoding glycoside hydrolase has translation MLRKPFAPLLVALLCLFIVIGASASAAAHTPALPRGVSTIDWNAERQVIDGFGGSFAFHKGGSIMRLDEPVRTQILDMIFSREKGIGLSIVRNVIGDGGIEEWGDPHYDGPSETIMPEPDKFVWDDEDWDKDSFDRYQIWIMNEAKKRGVRTFFSTAWSPPAWMKKNRSVIDTGGDPPNKLDKSMYRKYAEYLAAYVKGYKEHFGIDITHISPANEPEVSTLYSSCLWTPEELNLFVRDYLAPTFKEKGVSAKIVLGESMKFSEEYALPALTDPKTAPAVDVVAAHAYQGLLAGDTMPDPDAFARSKELGKTIWQTEYMNQGEAKQTFAHNTIEDGLKYATLIGNMFDVTGVSAYFWWWPAANNGADGSDLIRLSNDGSDQRVAPTENNLFRVFKRYYAFGNYSRFIRPGYKRIEADKHPAEDVLVTAYKDPKTGNFAVVAVNNSPKPQTVTFYLKGFPKNVHSVVPYRTSASENLKKLDAVKVKKHRFTVNLREKSVTTFIPEQFELPALPELKDVFSTYYPHENDGQSGIRLKNTPEGKAAVPLKDGSYIRYTRVNFADGSANGQAHMRGILSMHARVASRGGGTIEVRLDHPGGKKVGTMRVPKGKGADKRFTVSTMIDTNEKDGAYGIHDLYLVFKGGKRHEGPLFDVSRFEFSDEIVE, from the coding sequence ATGCTCCGAAAGCCCTTTGCCCCGCTGCTCGTTGCGTTGCTCTGCTTGTTTATCGTCATCGGCGCGTCGGCTTCCGCCGCGGCTCACACCCCCGCCCTTCCCCGCGGCGTCTCCACGATCGACTGGAATGCGGAGAGGCAGGTGATCGACGGATTCGGCGGATCTTTCGCCTTTCACAAAGGCGGCTCCATCATGCGCCTGGACGAGCCGGTCCGGACGCAAATCTTAGACATGATCTTCAGCCGGGAAAAGGGAATCGGGCTGAGCATCGTCCGCAATGTGATCGGTGACGGCGGGATCGAGGAATGGGGCGATCCTCACTACGACGGCCCAAGTGAAACCATCATGCCCGAGCCGGACAAATTCGTCTGGGACGATGAAGATTGGGACAAGGATTCCTTCGACCGGTATCAGATCTGGATCATGAACGAAGCGAAAAAGAGGGGCGTAAGGACCTTTTTCAGCACCGCATGGAGCCCTCCGGCCTGGATGAAGAAAAACCGCAGCGTGATCGACACCGGCGGCGATCCTCCGAACAAGCTCGATAAATCGATGTATCGGAAATACGCCGAATACCTGGCCGCTTATGTGAAGGGTTACAAGGAACACTTCGGCATCGACATCACGCACATCTCCCCCGCCAATGAACCGGAGGTGTCAACCCTGTATTCCAGCTGTCTCTGGACGCCGGAGGAACTGAACCTCTTCGTCCGCGATTATTTGGCTCCCACCTTCAAGGAAAAAGGCGTTTCCGCCAAAATCGTTCTGGGTGAGTCGATGAAGTTTTCGGAGGAATACGCGCTTCCCGCCTTGACGGATCCGAAAACCGCCCCCGCGGTGGACGTGGTCGCCGCCCACGCCTACCAGGGATTGCTCGCCGGCGATACGATGCCGGATCCCGACGCCTTTGCCCGATCGAAGGAACTGGGAAAAACGATCTGGCAGACGGAATACATGAACCAGGGCGAAGCGAAGCAAACCTTTGCGCACAACACCATCGAAGACGGCCTGAAATACGCCACCCTCATCGGAAACATGTTCGACGTCACCGGCGTGAGCGCCTATTTCTGGTGGTGGCCCGCCGCCAACAACGGCGCGGACGGTTCCGATTTGATCCGACTTTCCAACGACGGGTCGGATCAACGGGTCGCCCCCACGGAAAACAATCTGTTCCGCGTCTTCAAGCGATATTACGCCTTCGGCAATTACAGCCGCTTCATCCGGCCCGGTTACAAAAGGATCGAAGCGGACAAGCACCCGGCGGAGGATGTGCTGGTGACCGCCTACAAGGATCCGAAAACGGGCAATTTTGCCGTCGTAGCTGTAAACAACAGCCCGAAACCGCAAACCGTCACCTTTTATCTGAAGGGCTTTCCGAAAAATGTGCATTCCGTCGTGCCCTACCGCACTTCCGCCAGTGAAAATCTGAAGAAACTGGACGCGGTCAAGGTCAAAAAGCACCGCTTCACCGTGAACTTGAGGGAGAAAAGCGTGACCACCTTCATACCGGAGCAATTTGAACTCCCCGCGCTGCCGGAGCTGAAGGATGTGTTCTCCACCTACTATCCCCATGAAAATGACGGGCAGTCGGGAATCCGTCTGAAAAACACCCCGGAAGGCAAAGCGGCCGTGCCCCTGAAGGACGGCTCTTACATCCGGTACACCCGCGTCAATTTTGCCGACGGTTCCGCCAACGGACAAGCGCACATGCGCGGCATCTTAAGCATGCACGCCCGCGTCGCCTCCCGCGGGGGAGGAACGATCGAAGTCCGTCTGGACCATCCCGGGGGCAAAAAGGTGGGCACCATGCGGGTTCCGAAAGGGAAAGGCGCGGACAAGCGGTTCACTGTATCAACCATGATCGACACCAATGAAAAAGACGGAGCCTACGGCATCCACGATCTGTATCTCGTTTTCAAGGGCGGCAAAAGGCATGAGGGGCCCCTGTTCGACGTGAGCCGGTTCGAATTCAGCGACGAGATCGTGGAATAG
- the odhB gene encoding 2-oxoglutarate dehydrogenase complex dihydrolipoyllysine-residue succinyltransferase, whose amino-acid sequence MMEIKVPELAESITEGTISKWVVREGEAVREGDVVAELETDKVNVEISAEQSGVLKKILKGEGETVRVGEAIALLGEADGEAAESEAGKKAEEPVSDPPPEPREEEGGEAEEDARPSPAGYPVATPAARKWARERGIDLRRVSVRDPRGRVTAEDVRNYSAEAPSGREAPADPAKVLPAGEGERPVERVRMTRRRLTIARRLLEAKQSTAMLTTFNEVDMSAVMEIRRRRKEWFRERHDVGLGFMSFFTKAVVGALKAFPLLNAEIQGEEILIKKYYDIGIAVSTDQGLVVPVVRDADRLSFPEIERRIAILAERARSGSLTLEELQGGTFTITNGGVFGSLASTPILNPPQVGILGMHKIQKRPVAVEDDRVEVRPMMYLALSYDHRIIDGKEAVSFLVRVKELIEDPEQLLLEG is encoded by the coding sequence ATGATGGAAATCAAGGTGCCGGAATTGGCGGAATCCATCACTGAAGGAACGATCTCCAAATGGGTGGTTCGGGAGGGAGAGGCCGTTCGGGAAGGGGATGTCGTCGCGGAACTGGAAACCGACAAGGTGAATGTGGAAATCAGCGCCGAACAAAGCGGGGTTTTGAAAAAAATCTTGAAGGGGGAGGGGGAGACCGTCCGCGTGGGGGAGGCGATCGCCCTGCTCGGGGAAGCGGACGGGGAGGCTGCGGAATCCGAGGCGGGGAAAAAAGCGGAGGAGCCGGTTTCCGATCCGCCTCCGGAACCCCGGGAGGAGGAAGGCGGTGAAGCTGAAGAGGATGCCCGGCCATCTCCCGCCGGCTACCCCGTGGCCACGCCCGCCGCGCGAAAGTGGGCGCGGGAGCGGGGAATCGATCTGCGCCGGGTATCCGTCCGGGATCCCCGGGGAAGGGTGACAGCGGAGGATGTTCGGAACTACTCGGCCGAAGCCCCTTCTGGAAGGGAGGCTCCCGCCGATCCGGCAAAGGTGCTGCCGGCGGGGGAAGGGGAACGGCCGGTGGAGCGGGTCCGGATGACTCGCCGCCGCCTCACCATCGCCCGCAGGCTTCTGGAAGCCAAGCAGTCAACGGCGATGCTCACCACCTTCAACGAAGTGGACATGAGCGCCGTCATGGAGATTCGGCGACGCCGGAAAGAGTGGTTCCGGGAGCGGCATGACGTGGGGCTGGGGTTCATGTCCTTCTTCACCAAGGCCGTTGTGGGGGCGCTAAAGGCCTTTCCCCTCCTCAACGCGGAGATTCAGGGAGAGGAGATCCTGATCAAGAAGTATTACGACATCGGCATCGCCGTGTCCACGGATCAGGGTCTCGTCGTTCCGGTCGTCCGGGATGCGGACCGGCTCAGCTTCCCGGAGATCGAGCGCCGGATCGCCATCCTGGCCGAAAGGGCCCGGTCCGGGTCCCTCACCCTGGAGGAGCTGCAGGGAGGCACCTTCACCATCACCAACGGCGGCGTGTTCGGCTCCCTCGCTTCCACCCCCATTCTCAACCCGCCCCAGGTGGGGATCCTGGGCATGCACAAGATTCAGAAGCGGCCGGTGGCCGTGGAGGATGACCGGGTGGAAGTGCGGCCGATGATGTATCTCGCCCTTTCTTACGATCACCGGATCATCGACGGGAAGGAGGCGGTCAGCTTCCTGGTCCGGGTGAAGGAATTGATAGAAGATCCGGAGCAGCTGCTGCTGGAGGGGTGA
- a CDS encoding ferredoxin family protein encodes MSEMKIADRLFTIRYKVDEQSHLIIKDQEVCRKCETKECTHFCPADVYEWTGEMTTVAFENCIECGTCRIGCPYYNIHWVYPKGGYGITYKYG; translated from the coding sequence ATGAGTGAAATGAAAATCGCCGATCGGTTGTTCACCATCCGGTACAAAGTGGATGAACAGTCCCACCTGATCATCAAGGATCAGGAGGTGTGCCGGAAGTGCGAAACCAAGGAGTGCACCCATTTCTGCCCGGCGGATGTCTACGAATGGACCGGCGAAATGACCACGGTGGCCTTTGAAAACTGCATCGAGTGCGGGACCTGCCGGATCGGCTGTCCCTATTACAACATCCACTGGGTGTATCCGAAGGGCGGTTATGGCATCACGTATAAATACGGATAA
- a CDS encoding YciI family protein: MAYFAAILHMEKPELNQKFRPQHLAYLESLKEQGKIFAMGPFADGAGGMVIYIADSLEEAKSMAEKDPYVVEGVRRLELHEWKMVRG; the protein is encoded by the coding sequence ATGGCTTATTTTGCGGCCATTTTGCACATGGAAAAGCCGGAACTCAATCAGAAATTCCGCCCGCAGCATCTGGCCTATCTGGAGTCCCTGAAGGAGCAGGGGAAGATTTTCGCGATGGGGCCCTTTGCCGACGGGGCGGGGGGAATGGTGATCTATATCGCCGACTCCCTGGAAGAGGCCAAAAGCATGGCGGAAAAGGACCCGTATGTGGTGGAGGGGGTCCGCCGGTTGGAACTGCACGAATGGAAGATGGTCCGGGGTTGA
- a CDS encoding electron transfer flavoprotein subunit alpha/FixB family protein, with amino-acid sequence MTEKIKQNAEPDWSEYRGVLVVVEQRDGKAKPVSWQLLGIGRKLAQKLEVDTLALVMGHDVEHLAREAVYYGADKVYIADDPVLKHYRTYPYSRVCLELFRKIKPEIVLFGATYTGRDLAGAIATHLPTGLTADCTMLDVEPPPSRLLLASRPAFSEKMVATILCKKYRPQMATARPGVFDALPRDPSRQGEMIPFPCPVKEEDVAARVIDFIQDEQRVNLEDASVIVAGGRGLGGPEGFKVLKELADALGGEVGASRAVVEAGWISHDHQVGQTGHTVRPKLYIAVGISGAVQHVVGMQNSDVIVAINKDPNAPIFKVAHYGVVGDWAEIVPAMIEEVKKRRGLATVET; translated from the coding sequence ATGACGGAAAAAATCAAACAAAACGCTGAACCCGACTGGTCCGAGTACCGGGGCGTGCTGGTGGTCGTTGAACAACGGGACGGGAAAGCCAAGCCGGTTTCCTGGCAGCTGTTGGGGATCGGACGGAAGTTGGCCCAAAAGCTGGAGGTGGACACCCTCGCGCTGGTGATGGGGCACGACGTCGAGCACCTGGCTCGGGAGGCGGTGTATTACGGGGCGGACAAGGTGTACATCGCCGACGATCCGGTGCTGAAGCATTACCGCACCTATCCCTACAGCCGGGTCTGCCTGGAGTTGTTCCGCAAAATCAAGCCGGAGATCGTCCTGTTCGGCGCCACCTATACCGGGCGGGATTTGGCCGGGGCGATTGCGACGCACCTTCCGACGGGACTGACCGCCGATTGCACGATGCTGGACGTGGAGCCCCCGCCAAGCCGGCTGCTTCTCGCCAGCCGTCCGGCCTTCTCGGAAAAGATGGTGGCGACGATCCTGTGCAAAAAATATCGCCCGCAGATGGCGACGGCGCGGCCGGGGGTGTTCGACGCCCTGCCGAGGGATCCTTCCCGCCAGGGAGAGATGATCCCCTTCCCATGTCCCGTGAAGGAAGAAGATGTGGCCGCCCGGGTGATCGACTTTATTCAGGATGAACAGCGGGTGAACCTGGAGGACGCCTCCGTGATCGTGGCCGGCGGTCGTGGACTGGGCGGCCCCGAAGGTTTCAAGGTGCTCAAGGAGTTGGCGGATGCCCTGGGCGGCGAGGTCGGGGCGAGCCGTGCCGTGGTGGAAGCGGGATGGATCAGCCACGACCACCAGGTGGGGCAGACGGGCCACACCGTTCGGCCCAAGCTGTACATCGCCGTCGGGATTTCCGGCGCCGTCCAACATGTGGTGGGGATGCAGAATTCCGATGTCATCGTGGCGATCAACAAGGATCCGAACGCTCCCATCTTCAAGGTGGCCCACTATGGGGTGGTGGGTGACTGGGCCGAGATCGTTCCGGCGATGATCGAGGAAGTGAAAAAGCGCAGGGGACTTGCAACGGTCGAAACTTGA
- a CDS encoding electron transfer flavoprotein subunit beta/FixA family protein, whose amino-acid sequence MLHIVVCVKQVPDSREIRIDPKTNTLIRQGVPAIANFYDMHGLEEALRIKDRYGARITVITMGPPPAEKALKECISLGADEAILVTDRKFAGADTLATSYVLAKAIQKAADQFGPVDLVFCGKQTLDGDTGQVGPGIACRLNLEQLTYVEKVVNLDPEKRRITVHRHLEDGVEVVETKLPALITALQELNKVRRASLPGMIRAARYKPIVWSVKDFPDIDMNNIGLRGSPTIVAKSWVPEQKPVDGEILEKASPEETAKKLVDKLWETELPEKLGWVEEREEVAQ is encoded by the coding sequence ATGCTGCATATCGTCGTCTGTGTCAAACAGGTTCCCGACAGCCGTGAGATACGGATCGATCCCAAGACGAACACGCTCATCCGTCAGGGAGTGCCTGCCATCGCCAATTTCTACGACATGCACGGATTGGAGGAAGCCCTTCGCATCAAGGACCGGTACGGCGCCCGCATCACCGTGATCACCATGGGTCCGCCGCCCGCCGAAAAGGCGTTGAAGGAATGCATTTCCCTCGGGGCGGACGAGGCGATCCTGGTGACGGACCGGAAGTTCGCCGGGGCGGATACGCTGGCCACTTCCTATGTGCTGGCCAAGGCGATCCAGAAGGCGGCGGATCAATTCGGTCCCGTCGACCTGGTGTTCTGCGGCAAGCAAACCCTGGACGGAGACACGGGACAGGTCGGACCGGGAATCGCCTGCCGGTTGAATCTGGAGCAGCTCACCTATGTCGAGAAGGTGGTGAATCTGGACCCCGAGAAGCGGCGGATCACCGTCCATCGCCATCTGGAGGACGGCGTGGAAGTGGTGGAGACGAAATTGCCCGCGCTGATCACGGCGCTTCAGGAATTGAACAAGGTCCGCCGGGCCAGTTTGCCCGGAATGATCCGGGCGGCCCGTTACAAGCCCATCGTCTGGTCGGTCAAGGATTTCCCGGATATCGACATGAACAATATCGGGCTCAGGGGGTCGCCGACCATCGTCGCCAAATCGTGGGTCCCCGAGCAAAAGCCGGTTGACGGCGAGATCCTGGAGAAGGCGTCTCCGGAAGAGACGGCCAAGAAGTTGGTCGACAAGCTGTGGGAGACCGAACTGCCGGAGAAGCTCGGCTGGGTTGAGGAGAGGGAGGAGGTCGCCCAATGA
- a CDS encoding flavin reductase family protein, which translates to MDLRDYRNCLGTFATGVTVVTFNTDHGKHGFTANSFTSVSLEPPLVLVSVNRKIKSCAYMRDNAFAVNILRGNQQDLALHFAGKPREGLEIRWKEGDYAPYLADALATIQCVPWKAYDGGDHVLYLGEVKHYQYDEGDALGFFRGNFFPISSDAGK; encoded by the coding sequence ATGGATCTTCGGGATTACCGCAATTGCTTGGGAACCTTCGCCACCGGTGTGACCGTGGTGACCTTCAACACCGATCATGGCAAACACGGATTCACCGCCAATTCCTTCACTTCGGTGTCTCTTGAACCTCCTCTGGTCCTGGTTTCGGTCAACCGGAAAATCAAATCCTGCGCTTACATGCGCGACAACGCCTTTGCCGTCAACATCCTCCGCGGAAACCAGCAGGACCTCGCCCTTCATTTCGCGGGCAAGCCCCGGGAAGGTCTGGAGATCCGATGGAAAGAGGGCGATTATGCCCCCTATCTGGCCGATGCTCTCGCCACCATCCAATGCGTTCCCTGGAAGGCTTACGACGGCGGCGATCATGTGCTGTATCTGGGCGAAGTGAAGCACTACCAATACGATGAGGGCGATGCCCTGGGCTTTTTCCGGGGGAACTTCTTTCCCATCTCTTCGGATGCCGGAAAGTGA
- a CDS encoding 2-oxoglutarate dehydrogenase E1 component translates to MGQRVERNFGSIKWTNFHGANLAYLVEQYERYVENPRSVEASVRTLFERLGPPPVTPPEDVSGEERGDPALIRKVVAAVELAQRIRTYGHRLARINPLKREILSDPRLDPAACGLTEEDLRRMRAVWIWPEAPAGVRTGLEAIAKLREIYTGSLAFEFSHVHDPREREWLERQVESGGIRPFLPPDQQIGLLKRLIEVEEFERFLHRTFPGQKRFSIEGIDVLVPMLDELIRRSVHDGVKNVMIGMAHRGRLNVLAHVLGKPYEVIFSEFHHAPDKERVPSEGSAGINFGWTGDVKYHLGAEREWEEADRREILHARLTLANNPSHLEFVNPVVEGYARAAQEDRQHPGFPKQDMSRALAILIHGDAAFPGEGIVAETLNLSRLRGYTTGGTIHIIANNQLGFTTESSDARSTAYAGDLAKGFEIPVVHVNADDPEACLAAVRLAWTYRCRFRKDFLIDLVGYRRYGHNEMDDPVATQPRMYEQIQKHPSLAEQYAGRLEEEGRISREEVEKARREVEERLRRAYRKMKEDPPDEWAAMKKEAPVPALPEVETTVDEETLRRLNRELLRKPEGFHRYPKLERILLRRAEALEKEGKVDWSLAEALAFATILTDGIAIRMSGQDTERGTFAQRHLVLHDPKTGRSYSPLHLLSQARASFAIYNSPLSEASVLGFEYGYDVFATDTLVLWEAQFGDFANAAQVIIDQFLSSGRAKWGQRSGLVMLLPHGYEGQGPEHSSARLERFLQLAAENNWVVANPTRASQIFHLLRRQALLLGKPAERPLILMTPKSLLRHPQTASPLTDLTEGRFQRVIERPGWENRADRVERLLLASGKIAVELEERLEGEQAGERMHLVRVEQLYPFPEEEILRAVRRFPRLREMVWVQEEPRNMGAWTYAEPRLRAMAPAGIAVRYVGRPERSSPAEGFSKLHDIEQRRILDEATCLTPTHTASKPGGNET, encoded by the coding sequence ATGGGACAAAGGGTGGAGAGGAACTTCGGGTCCATAAAGTGGACGAATTTTCACGGCGCCAATCTTGCTTATCTCGTCGAGCAATACGAACGCTATGTCGAGAATCCCCGTTCGGTTGAAGCGTCCGTCCGGACGCTTTTTGAGCGCCTGGGTCCGCCGCCCGTGACGCCGCCGGAGGACGTTTCCGGGGAGGAGCGGGGAGATCCGGCGCTGATCCGGAAGGTGGTGGCCGCCGTGGAACTGGCGCAGCGGATCCGCACCTACGGACACCGCCTGGCCCGGATCAATCCCCTGAAAAGGGAGATTCTTTCCGATCCCCGGCTCGATCCCGCCGCCTGCGGACTCACCGAGGAGGATCTCCGCCGGATGCGGGCCGTCTGGATTTGGCCGGAAGCTCCCGCGGGCGTGCGGACGGGTTTGGAAGCGATCGCGAAGCTCAGGGAGATTTACACCGGTTCCCTGGCCTTCGAATTTTCCCATGTGCATGATCCCCGAGAGCGGGAATGGCTGGAGCGTCAGGTGGAATCCGGGGGAATCCGTCCCTTCTTGCCGCCGGATCAGCAGATCGGACTGTTGAAACGGCTGATTGAGGTGGAGGAATTCGAGCGGTTTCTGCACCGCACCTTTCCGGGGCAAAAGCGGTTCTCCATCGAAGGTATCGACGTGTTGGTGCCGATGCTGGATGAATTGATCCGCCGGAGCGTCCATGACGGCGTCAAAAATGTCATGATCGGCATGGCCCACCGGGGCCGGCTCAACGTATTGGCACACGTGCTCGGCAAACCCTATGAAGTCATCTTTTCCGAATTTCATCACGCCCCCGACAAGGAGCGGGTTCCCTCCGAGGGGTCGGCGGGAATCAATTTCGGATGGACAGGGGATGTGAAGTATCACCTGGGCGCCGAGCGGGAATGGGAGGAGGCGGACCGGAGGGAAATCCTCCACGCCCGGCTCACCCTCGCCAACAATCCCAGCCATCTGGAATTTGTGAATCCGGTCGTCGAGGGGTATGCCCGCGCCGCCCAGGAAGACCGCCAACATCCCGGCTTTCCGAAACAGGACATGAGCCGCGCCTTGGCGATCCTGATCCACGGAGACGCGGCCTTTCCCGGTGAGGGGATCGTGGCCGAAACCCTCAACTTAAGCCGGCTCCGGGGTTACACCACGGGGGGGACGATTCATATCATCGCCAACAACCAGCTGGGGTTCACCACGGAAAGTTCCGATGCCCGGTCCACCGCTTACGCCGGCGATCTGGCCAAAGGCTTTGAAATTCCGGTGGTTCATGTCAACGCGGACGATCCGGAGGCCTGTCTGGCCGCCGTCCGGTTGGCCTGGACGTACCGCTGCCGGTTCCGGAAAGATTTCCTGATCGATCTGGTGGGATACCGGCGCTACGGCCACAACGAAATGGACGACCCCGTCGCGACGCAACCCCGGATGTACGAGCAGATTCAAAAACATCCGAGTCTGGCCGAACAATACGCCGGGCGGCTGGAGGAGGAGGGGCGGATTTCCCGGGAGGAAGTGGAGAAAGCCAGAAGGGAGGTGGAGGAACGGCTGAGGCGGGCTTACCGCAAGATGAAGGAGGATCCGCCCGACGAATGGGCGGCCATGAAGAAAGAAGCTCCGGTTCCGGCACTGCCGGAGGTGGAGACGACGGTGGATGAGGAGACCCTTCGCCGGCTCAACCGGGAATTGCTGCGCAAGCCGGAGGGATTCCACCGGTATCCGAAACTGGAGCGGATTCTTCTTCGCCGGGCCGAAGCTCTGGAGAAGGAGGGAAAGGTGGATTGGTCCCTGGCGGAAGCCTTGGCCTTTGCCACCATCCTGACGGACGGGATTGCCATCCGCATGTCCGGGCAGGACACGGAGCGGGGCACCTTCGCCCAGCGTCACTTGGTCCTGCACGATCCGAAGACGGGCCGTTCCTATTCCCCCCTGCACCTTCTCAGCCAGGCGCGGGCCTCCTTCGCCATATACAACAGCCCCCTTTCCGAAGCTTCCGTATTGGGTTTTGAGTACGGATACGACGTGTTCGCAACCGACACCCTCGTCCTGTGGGAAGCGCAGTTTGGCGATTTCGCCAACGCCGCCCAGGTGATCATCGACCAGTTTCTCTCTTCCGGCCGCGCCAAGTGGGGGCAGCGGTCCGGACTGGTGATGCTCCTGCCCCACGGCTACGAAGGCCAGGGGCCCGAGCACTCCAGCGCCCGTCTGGAGCGGTTTTTGCAACTGGCGGCGGAGAACAACTGGGTGGTGGCCAATCCGACCCGGGCTTCCCAGATTTTTCACCTGCTGCGCCGGCAGGCGCTGCTGCTGGGGAAACCTGCCGAACGGCCCCTGATCCTGATGACGCCGAAAAGCCTGCTCCGCCATCCTCAAACCGCCTCGCCCCTGACGGATTTGACGGAGGGACGGTTTCAACGCGTGATCGAACGGCCGGGATGGGAGAATCGGGCCGACCGCGTGGAGCGGCTGCTCCTTGCGAGCGGGAAAATCGCCGTGGAGTTGGAAGAGAGGTTGGAGGGCGAACAAGCCGGGGAGCGGATGCATCTCGTGCGGGTGGAACAGCTGTATCCGTTTCCGGAGGAGGAGATCCTCCGGGCGGTGCGGCGTTTTCCCCGACTGCGGGAAATGGTTTGGGTCCAGGAAGAACCGAGGAACATGGGCGCCTGGACCTATGCGGAACCCCGGTTGCGCGCCATGGCGCCTGCGGGAATAGCCGTTCGCTATGTCGGTCGTCCCGAGCGGTCCAGTCCGGCGGAGGGCTTCTCCAAGCTCCACGACATCGAACAACGGCGCATTCTCGACGAAGCGACTTGCTTGACTCCGACTCACACCGCTTCCAAACCGGGAGGGAACGAAACATGA
- a CDS encoding FAD-dependent oxidoreductase, with the protein MAQEKFDAIVVGAGPAGSAAAYTMAKAGLSVVLLERGEFPGAKNLFGGVLYRKQLEDILPDKWKKAPVERRIVEQRIWLMGEESAVTLSHRNEAFKEPPNCWTALRVKFDQWFADQAVEAGALPIYSTVATELITEGDRVIGVRTDREDGDLYADAVIIADGVNSLLGKSLGIHREWRPDEVSLAVKEVIALPREKIEDRFNLEKDEGVTIEFMGKTSLGMAGLGFLYTNKDTLSLGIGIMVNHLKKNKIKPYEILDHVKKHPMIRRLIEGGEVKEYSGHLIPEGGWNSVPQLSGNGWCITGDAAQLVNFVHREGSNLAMMSGKYAAEAVIEAKKRGDFSRETLSLYDEKVRQSFIRKDLVKYKGMHEFLMEEDPDLLFNRLPQAANQAFYELFLVDGVPKGEKQKKMFQYLKEAAGGVWGLARLGIKGWRAMNG; encoded by the coding sequence ATGGCTCAGGAAAAATTTGACGCTATCGTGGTGGGGGCCGGACCCGCCGGCAGCGCCGCCGCCTATACGATGGCCAAGGCGGGACTTTCGGTGGTGCTCCTGGAACGGGGCGAATTTCCGGGTGCCAAAAACTTGTTCGGCGGCGTATTGTATCGGAAACAGCTGGAGGACATCCTTCCGGACAAGTGGAAGAAGGCGCCGGTGGAACGGCGGATCGTCGAACAGCGGATTTGGCTGATGGGAGAAGAGTCGGCCGTCACCCTGAGTCACCGCAATGAAGCGTTCAAGGAACCGCCCAACTGCTGGACGGCTCTGCGCGTCAAATTTGACCAATGGTTCGCCGATCAGGCGGTGGAAGCCGGAGCCCTGCCCATCTATTCGACCGTGGCGACCGAGTTGATCACCGAAGGGGACCGGGTGATCGGCGTCCGCACGGACCGTGAAGACGGGGATCTGTACGCCGATGCGGTGATCATCGCCGACGGGGTGAACTCGCTTTTGGGGAAATCCCTGGGCATCCACCGGGAGTGGAGGCCGGACGAGGTTTCACTGGCGGTCAAAGAGGTGATCGCTCTCCCCCGGGAAAAGATCGAGGACCGGTTCAACCTGGAGAAGGACGAGGGGGTCACCATCGAATTTATGGGCAAAACCTCCCTCGGGATGGCCGGGCTGGGCTTTCTCTACACGAACAAGGACACCCTTTCCCTGGGCATCGGCATCATGGTGAACCATCTCAAAAAGAATAAGATCAAGCCCTACGAGATTTTGGACCATGTCAAGAAACACCCGATGATCCGGCGCCTCATCGAGGGTGGGGAAGTGAAGGAATATTCCGGACACTTGATCCCCGAAGGCGGTTGGAATTCGGTCCCGCAGCTCAGCGGAAACGGTTGGTGCATCACGGGGGACGCCGCGCAGTTGGTCAACTTTGTGCATCGGGAAGGATCCAACCTGGCGATGATGTCGGGCAAATATGCCGCGGAGGCGGTGATCGAGGCGAAGAAGCGCGGAGATTTCTCCCGGGAGACCCTCAGCCTGTACGACGAGAAGGTTCGCCAATCCTTCATCCGAAAGGACCTCGTCAAATACAAGGGCATGCACGAATTCCTGATGGAGGAGGATCCCGACCTTCTCTTCAATCGCCTGCCGCAGGCGGCCAATCAGGCCTTCTATGAACTGTTCCTCGTGGACGGGGTTCCCAAGGGCGAGAAACAGAAGAAGATGTTCCAATACCTGAAGGAGGCTGCCGGCGGGGTCTGGGGGCTCGCCAGACTGGGGATTAAAGGATGGAGGGCGATGAACGGATGA